TACGGTAAAAGCAAATACTTCACGGAGGAAATCATGAAGGACCTGTGCGAATCGGATCCACGCTGGACGGTCGTCTCGCTGCGCTACTTCAACCCGGTCGGGGCCCACAAATCCGGCCGGATCGGAGAGGACCCGAACGGTGAACCGAACAATCTGATGCCATACATCTCGCAGGTGGCCGTCGGACGGCGTGAGTGTTTGCGCGTGTTTGGTAACAACTACGATACGCCGGATGGTACCGGTGTGCGCGATTACATCCACATCGTCGATCTGGCCGAAGGGCACGTGAAAGCAATCGATAAGCTGGCTGGCGGTACGATCAGTGGTTTCTGTGTGTATAATCTTGGTACGGGGCGCGGGTACTCGGTGTTGGAAGTAGTTAAAGCCTTCTCGAAAGCATCCGGAAGGGAGGTCAAGTATGAGATTGTAGATAGGTAATAACCGTTCCTTCCTTACTCTCGTTAACCAACATCTTTCACCGCCCACCCATTTCGTCTGTCCCACTCGCAAAAGCACTCTTGTACATTTGTGTAATCCTGTATAACACTACACACACGAATTCCTCTACCTTATACCTCTAGACGTGCCGGTGACGTTGCGGCAAGCTATGCGGACGTATCGCTTGCCGCCAAAGAGCTCGGATGGACAGCCAAACGGGGACTGGATGAGATGTGCGAGGACACCTGGAACTGGCAGAAATCTAATCCCAATGGGTTTGCCGGATAGATGGGGGATGTAGAACACGGGACCAAGGTGTTGACCTGTCACTAATTGCACCAAAGGTTTCGTTGCATTTGCCACTATCGCAAACTAATTCCTTATGCTTTTTAAGTTGCATTTCCCTTTCAATTGTATCGCTTTTTAGAACTGTATGTAGCTAATCTTTATGAGCGGATATAGATCATGTAGCTGCACGGATATATCACCATTCTTCCCCATAGGAATGGTTTATTTTGCATGGTCCATTAATTGCTTTGCtagtaaaattgattttcgCTTTCAAAAGTGgaataaaataagcaaaaattTATCGAAAACTACTCATCGTTGTTTAATATTTCTCTGGTCTAATCGTTGGAAGCAgaggcggatcaaacggtaggcggagtaggcgatCGCCTaggggcctcgccgtgttgggggccccaaaaaatttgtgccgattgtgtgataatttatagcacaacatctaattaaaaaaggtaaaaaatttatcgaaaatatccttggtatatcgaaaatatccttggttatataaaacatttgtttctctttGACTAgttatatcggcccggttacacggctacgcaagagaagtatgcatcGTTTGTATTGTATTTGCATCGTtattagactgaaattgttttgaaatccatacggttggaGATCAttaccgcgaaatcgttgatctaactAAAAcaagaacatgaaaaaagatacttgaagaaatcaagagACCGATCGCTAGTTTACACAAGGGGGCATGGGCAAGTTTACACTAGCGGTCGCTcccacgggtttgatagtatccaatgcaatagtgatgggcaaatttattctacGCTGCAGGtgcgaaaaacatgctctcctggtatcggaaatctgaaaacaatggtgtgcgcggcaacggtatagtggtttttcgtagttgacaagctgattttttcacttgacaaatttgtcagtatTTTGTCAATTCTCGTGGCCCTGAACTTAACaaatgagcgaaacaggtttctaagaaatttcgctgattgttaccgaagaagtaaacccactggaaactgtaccttgggcgaaatcTCGTGTGTGTTGGCTTTCTTCCTCGAAGATGTATCTTAAAgcgttgttccggcactggtcaatacctggtatacgtgaaaggaggcaaaggcgcagctcatcgtGAACAGACATGCGGTCATACGTAAGACTGAACATCCGTGTTAGTGGATTGCGTGCAATAAATACCCAGGATGCAGGATAGACAATCTCGATTAtgtccaccaccaactactggtgcttgagtgttttgttaagttaagttaagatcgaagaagtataactgagtgttgcatggcgaatcccccggaagcacagcgagcgaaccaattcgatggcaaagtgttccttagatgctgtagttgtaaattccaccacgtgcagcttctcgaagttggcgcacgtttgattgtagctccatttaaaAGAGTACAGATAACCAGACATACAGAGTACAGAACCTCCAGAATTCACCATACTAGCGAATGAGTAAACATGGTTCGTTGTTCGTGTCTCGCTGAAGTCTCCCATAACTTTTTTGTGGAGTTTGATTATAGTTTAGTGTACTGAAGCTAGAGATAATTGTAAAAAATCGCTATTATGTACGTGTATTGTTCCACAAGTATCCCACagaattttttaaaacttcaaTACCAAGGTTGCTATATCGACTTTAGaaacattttgaaaaaaagtATAATGCTAACCATGGCTTTCATTCATCACCCCAATCAAGCTCTTAAATTTTCTCGATACAGACTTTTAAAAGATAGAAAAATCTGTgttatttgcaataaattgaTGCTGCATTTCACTGCAACCGGCACACCTGTACATTTTCCCTTGACAGCCCGTTACgtcaaaacgaacaaacgtcAAATCGTAACCAACTTGCCTCCAGCTACCTTGATGAAAGCGGCGGACATTTTGAGAAGGAGgctttattttcgtttcggGAAAAATAATgccaaaaaaatgaaaaaataagcGCGTTTCGGTGCGATGTGAATGGCGAGGCGTTAATTGGACGTAACAGCGAAACGAAAACAGTAATACGGTGCATATTGCAGGTGCGGGAAACATTCTGTGATAAACGAACGCAGCAACCACGGAAAGAAAGGGCCCATCCAAGCCATCGCTCACGCCTGGATCTCCTTGAACAGTACGCTACGCAAGCAGTGTGGTGTGAAGAATCTGGTGCGCTTTTGTCCTGTTCCGTGTGTCCTGTCTGCCCGACAAAGTGTGAAGGAAGGTGCATTGgagcaggtgtgtgtgtggaaaggtGTTAACGTGGTCATTCGTCAAGAAGGATACAATTTTCATTTGGTAATTGAAGTAATTGTGGCGGGTGTTCGCTAGAAGGAGGGAAAAAGGGAACGCAATTGCAACCAAATGGTGTACGTGCCTGCTGCCGAGCCAACTCCAATAGGGGAACTTCCGGCCAAGGATTACTTCTAATCGTTTGTGAAGCAGTGATTGTGACCGCGAACAAGGTTAGACGGGTGCTGTTATTTAAAAGAAGTTAGTGCTTTTCAACTAGTCCTCCAACAATAGGGGGAAACGGCAGGAAGAAAACTGTCACGCacgagagttttttttttcttctcgcctATTGAGAACGCTTCATGTGCGAAAAGTCAAAACCACCCCGTGCTCCACGAAGGGACGCTGCGACCACATGGATGGTGTGAGGGTGGATCGAGGGATAATGACAGCGGTTAGTGCATTTTGCTTCGGTGTGTGacgagcaagagagagagacagagaaggaaaatcacacgcacacacacagctacaGTGTTAacgcgcgttttttttttgttgttgcgttacAACATTCTCGCGGATGCAATGGATATACATGCGTGCGGAATGGGCAAAAAGAAGACCCACTTGTGCGTTTATGTGCACGTACGTGCTGCACCGTCACCGCTTGCTTGGTTCGTGTGTGTCCGAATCAATGCTACTTCCAATGCACCGGACGGCAGTAGCTAAAATACACACATGATGATTGTATCTCTTTGATGAGCAGTTTTTGGAGACCCTTCGTGACCTCAGGGACCGTCCCGATCGGAAGGATTCTGTAGAATACGTAACATACACGCTAACCAGTCCACGCACAAAAGGAAGTTTGGTTGTATGTTTATTCATCTGGCGCCAAAACCGCTTCACAGTCTTGCCCTAGGACTTCCCCTATTTGGGCACCTTAAAGAACTTTAAGGGCCGGATCGACCGGTGTCATTCCGTTGACACGACCACGAGTTCAATGTTCAGCTCGTCTGCGTAGTGACCGCTCCATTGTTTTGCCACATAAAATCCCCTGAgccaaataataaaaagcgGGACCAAAAACCCTTTCTGTGCCACTTCCTCTCAAACGCTACTAAAAGGGGTTTCGACAGCTGTGGACAAAGTTCATGTCTCAAATGCGTTTGTGGGTGTCGGATACACATAGTCCTTACATAGAAGTTCTACATAGTCCTTGCTAGTCGCGACAGGTGTTTCGAGTAGAGTTTCGACTGTAGATTTCGTCAGTGTGGTTTTCGGTGCTGACCCATAACCCAACATAGGTGAAATTTTGAATTACTTCTGAGATGAGATCACCTGCCTCGTCAATCTCCAATCCGAGATTATACGCTGTCTTCTTTACGTCTTCAGCGTATGCCAGGATCTGGATTGACTTATGAAAGATGGTCCCTGAAGTTTAAATCAAGGGCCCTCAAAAGCATATTCTTTATCTTActagaaataataattaaaaaaggcATTCTATCAAATTGCAAATCGTATATTGTCCTGCACATTACTTACGTTTGGTTTTCTGGTTCCAGATTTCGAATGTACCGGGTGGACACGCACTATGTGCGCGATGAAGAAAGATGCATAGATGTGTTTCCTACCAAGAAGAGCAGAAACACTAAACTTACCGACCGAAGTACCCAAGGCAACCCCATCCGCAAATAGGTATCAGCTTCGGATACACACACCGAACCCTAACCCGTAACGATGGATCCCGTCGGGCCGTGGTCGTACTCGTACAATCGATTACCGGGCACAGCGAGTGGGGAGTTCCATCATCATCTAGCATCGGCCGCAGCAGCTGCCAGCGGAACGGCAGCACTAACCGTGCATCATAATGCGGCCGGCACCGCGGTCGGTATACCTTCGACCACGCCGCAGCTCCTGCTTCAAACCGCACACACAACCTCTCTCGGTACCACGAGCGGTCCATTTAACCCATCCGGGTTTCTATCGCCGGCCGGTGTAGCCGGATACGATGCCGTCTTCACACCACTGTTCCATCATGCCGCAACAGCCGGTAATCCCAAGCCCGCACACTACAGCACAACAGCTAGCGGCAGTGTT
The Anopheles moucheti chromosome 2, idAnoMoucSN_F20_07, whole genome shotgun sequence genome window above contains:
- the LOC128310493 gene encoding UDP-glucose 4-epimerase, with the protein product MPLNILVTGGAGFVGSHTVLELLNAGHAVICVDNLCNAYGGGTASKLPESLKRVQEITGASVTFYDVDIRNRDELRSVFNKHKIDCVVHFAALKAVGESCRIPLKYYQNNITGTSILLEVMAEAGVFKIVYSSSATVYGEPQKLPLTESHPTGSCTNPYGKSKYFTEEIMKDLCESDPRWTVVSLRYFNPVGAHKSGRIGEDPNGEPNNLMPYISQVAVGRRECLRVFGNNYDTPDGTGVRDYIHIVDLAEGHVKAIDKLAGGTISGFCVYNLGTGRGYSVLEVVKAFSKASGREVKYEIVDRRAGDVAASYADVSLAAKELGWTAKRGLDEMCEDTWNWQKSNPNGFAG